TGGCCAGGGTTTTCACCCGGAGACCGAGCCTACCCTCCGGGGGCGTCAGGCCTCCACGGCGGTGGCCGTGACGGGCGCGCTCGGGGGCATGGTCTGCTCGACGTGCTCCTCGGACCCGAAGCCCTCGGACTTGCGCTTGGAGAAGGCGATGGCGCCGGCCAGCACCACCAGGGCCCCCGCGGCGATGCCCAGGCGGGCCCCGGTGTGGTGCCGCAGCGTGATCACGGCGGGGAGGATGAGCAGCGACACCAGGTTCATCACCTTGATGAGCGGGTTGAGCGCGGGGCCGGCGGTGTCCTTGAAGGGGTCGCCGACGGTGTCGCCGATGACGGCGGCCTTGTGGGCCTCGGACCCCTTGCCGCCCTCGTGGCCGTCCTCGATGTACTTCTTGGCGTTGTCCCACGCGCCGCCCGAGTTCGACAGGAAGTTCGCCATCAGCTGGCCGGTGAGGATGGCCGCCGCCAGGAAGGCCCCGAGGGCGAAGTAATTGATGCCGAACCCGACGATGACCGGGGTCAGCACCGCCAGCAGCGCCGGCGTGACCAGTTCGCGTTGGGCGGCAGCCGTGCAGATGCTGATGACCCGGCCGTACTCGGGCTTCTCGGTGTAGTCCATGATGCCGGGGTGCTCCCGGAACTGGCGGCGCACCTCCTGGACGACGGTGCCCGCCGAGCGGCCCACGGCCCGGATGGCCAGCGACGAGAAGAGGAACGCCACCGAGCCGCCGATGAGCATGCCGATGAACGTCGTCGGGATCGACACGTTGATCTGCGTGTGCGGGTCGGAGAACAGCTTGGCGGGGGTCACGTGCAGGCCGAGCTGGGTGACGATGGTCTCCACGAACGAGCCGAAGAGCGACACCGAGGCGATGACGGCCGACCCGATGGCCACACCCTTGGTGATGGCCTTGGTGGTGTTCCCCACGGCGTCGAGGCTCACCATGACACGCTCGGCCTCGCCGGTGAACTCACCGGACATCTCCGCCACGCCGGCGGCGTTGTCGGAGACCGGCCCGAAGCTGTCCTCGGACACCACCATGCCCGCCGTGGAGAGCATGCCGATGCCCGTCAGCGACACCAGGTAGAGGCTGAGCTCGATGTTCCCGTTGGCCTGCCACACCGACACGCCGATGGCGAGGGCGATGGCGATGATGGCCCACACCGTGGACTCGAGCCCGATGGCGATGCCGGCCAGGGTGGTCGTGGCCGGGCCGGTGCGGGCGGACTCGGCGATCTCGTGGACGGGGTTGCGCTCGGTCGAGGTGAAGTGCTCGGTGATCTGGCTGGCCACCAGCACCAGGACGACACCGGTGAGCACGGCGTAGAACGCCTTCATGTAGTGGAGGTAGAGGCCCGCTACCAGGCCCGCACCCAGGATCGTGAGGGCCGCCGCGGTCCAGAAGCCGCGGTTGATGGGGGCCATGGCGCTCTTGTCCTTCGGCCGGGCGCGCACGACGTACACGCCGACGGCCGAGGCCACGATGCCGATGGCGGGCACGATGAGGGGGAAGACCACGGCGCGCGCCGAGTGGGCGGCGAACGATCCGCCGAGCGACCGGAACGCCGCGAACCCGAGGATGATGGCGGCCACGATGGTGATGACGTAGGACTCGAACAGGTCAGCCGCCATGCCGGCGCAGTCACCCACGTTGTCGCCCACGTTGTCGGCGATGGTGGCGGCGTTGCGGGGGTCGTCCTCGGGGATGCCCGCCTCGACCTTGCCGACGAGATCGGCGCCCACGTCGGCCGCCTTGGTGAAGATCCCGCCCCCGACTCGCATGAACAGGGCGATGAGCGATGCGCCGAACCCGAACCCGACAAGCACCGCCGTGGCCGAGTTCTGGAAGGCGAACACGATGACGGTGGCGCCGAGCAGGCCGAGGCCGACGCAGAGCATGCCGGTGATCGCCCCCGTGCGGAAGGCCACCCGCAGGGCCCCGGGCAGCTTGCCGTCGCGGGCGGCGGCGGCGGTGCGGACGTTGCCCCGCACCGCCAGGCTCATGCCGATGAAGCCGGTGAGCCCCGACAGCGAGGCTCCGAACAAGAAGCACAGGACCCGGAAGCCCCCGGCGCTGGCGAACGACAGCGCGGTCGTGCCGTTGGGGCGGGTCACCTTGGTGGCGGTGAAGAAGATCAGGATCGCCAGGGGCACGAGCACCAGCGCGATGGCCCGGAACTGGCGCCGGAGGAAGGCCACCGCCCCCTCCTGGATGGCGGCGGCGATCTCCTTCATCTTGGTCGTGCCCTGGTCGGCGCGCAGGACGCCCCGCATCAGGACCAGGCCCACGACGAGGCCGAAGACCGCGGCGACCAGGGCGACGACCAGCCATACCTTCTCGGTGCTCGACAGGACGAAGCCCTGGTACCCCCCTTCGGCGGCGAGGAAGTGGGTCATGTGCCTGCTGCTCCCTTCATATGGGCCCGAGGCCCCGGGGCGAGCCTCGGCGGGCGAGGCGGGTTCGGTCGGTTGTCGGATTCCAGGTCGGACGCGTCTCGGGACGAGACGCTCCCCCGGAGAACGGGGGCTGACGATACCGACTCCACGCGACAACGGGCAAGGAAGCTCGCCCGACGGCTCCCCGGCGGGCCGGTCAGACGCCGAGGTCGACCGGCGCGGTGTCGGGCCCGGCGATGAGCTCGTAGTCGGGGTTCAGGATCGCCAGACGCCCCTCCCAGGCGCCGACCATGCCCTGCGCCACCAGGCGCGCGCCCTGCTGGATCCCGGGGATGCGCCGCCGGCCCTGGAAGACCAGCAGGATGGCCCCGCTGCCGTCGACCAGGGTGCACTCCAGGTTGGCGGTGGCCCCGCCGGTGGGGACCCTGACGGCCCGCACCCGGCCCGCCACCCGCACCCGCTGGCGCCACTGGGCCTCGCCGATCGGGGTGGTCCCGTCCACCGTCGGGCCGAGCACGTCGCCCAGGCGAGGCGCCATGCGCGTCGGGCGGGGGGCGGCCGCCCGGGGCAGGCCGCGGCGGGTCGGGCGGTGCCATCCACCGGTCAGCTGGAAGGGCACGATGGTGGCGTTGACGTGCGGCAGGTGGCCGACCGCCGCCGCGATGCGGTCGGCGCTGCGGTCGTGCAGGAGCCGGCGCCACCCCGCTGCGAAACCGCGCCGGGGCAGCAGGACGGTGAGCTCGGTGTTGCCGTCGCTCGTGCTCTGCGCCGCCAGCTCGAGCGCGGCGCGGGCGAGGCGCCGGTCGGGGCACTCGATGATGTCGAGCGGCAGCCGCGAGAGCCCCAGGCGGCTCCAGTCGTGCTCCAGGGCGGCGGCGTCGCGCGGGTCGACGGCGAAGTGCACGGCGCGCAGCTCGTCGGGCGACAGCGTGCGCGCGTACTGCACGGCGCGCGCCGTGGCCAGGTCCAGGCGGTCCACCAGCACCAGCACCATGTGGCGCCGGAGCACCGGGGCCTCGCACGCGGCGGCGGCTCCTTCCTCGAGCTGTTCGTCCTCCTTGGTGTACTGCCGGTGCAGGCGCAGCAGCACGAGCACGCCGAGGGGCATGAGCAGCACCACCACCCAGGCCCCTTCGGTGAACTTGGTGGTGGCGAAGATCAGGTCGACGACGAACGACAGCACGGCCGCGGTGCCGTTGATGGCCGCCCCGCGCCGCCAGTGCGGCTCGCGGTAGGTGAGGTGGTGCTTCACCATCCCCGCCCCGGCCATGGTGAAGCCCGTGAAGACGCCGATGGCGTAGAGCGGGATGAGGCTGTCCACGTGGGCCCCGGTGACGAGCAGCAGCACGATCGACGCCACCGTGAGGACGATGATCCCCGTCGAGAACACCAGGCGGTGCCCGCGCCGGGTGAGCTGGCGCGGCAGGTACGAGTCGTCGGCCGCGAAGCTCGCCAGGAACGGGAAGCCCGTGAAACTCGTGTTGGCCGCCAGGACGAGGATCAGCATGGTCCCCGCCTGCAGGAGCACGAACAGCACGTGGGCGAAGGCACCCGGGCCGTAGACGTACTTGGCCACCTGGGCCAGCACCGTCGGGGTCCCCGCCCTGAAGGGGACCGGGTGGACGACGGCGGCCAGCCCGGCGACGCCGAGGACGAGCGACCCCAGGATGACGGCCATGACCACCAGGGTGATGCGGGCGTTGCGGGACTCCGGGGGGCGGAAGATGCTCACGCCGTTGGAGATGGCCTCGGTGCCCGTCAATGCCGAGCCTCCGGAGGCGAACGCCTTCATGACGACGAACAGCGACGCGCCCAGGAGGAGCCCCGTGCCGCGGTGGCCCACCGCGATCCCCCCGGCCTGGTGCAGCGGATGGGCGTGGAGCTGCCCGAGGACCGCCTTCACCGTGCCCATGACGATGAGCAGCACCATGTTGGCGATGAAGAAGAACGTCGGCACCGCGAAGGTGCGCCCCGCCTCGCGCACCCCGCGCAGGTTGCCGTAGGCGATCAGGACGACGAAGCCAATGGCGATCTCCACCGTGGCGCCGGTCAGGTTGGGGAAGACCGATGTCAGCGCGGCGACGCCGGCGGCCACCGACACCGCCACGGTGAGCGTGTAGTCGATGAGGAGCGCCACCGCGGCGATCTGGGCGATGTTCAGGCCGAAGTTCTCACGCGCCACCACGTAGGCGCCGCCGGCCTTCGTATAGACCTTCACGACCTCGAGGTACGACAAGGTGACGAAGATCAGGACGAGGACCACGGCGATGCTGACCGGGACCACGAGGGAGAAGGCCGCGATGCCGATCCACGGCACGAGCTGGAACAGGATCTGCTCGGTGGCGTACGCCGAGGACGAGATGACGTCCGACGACAACACGGCCAGCGCCGTGGGCTTGCCCAGGCGCTCCACCGCCTGGCGTTCGGTGGCCAGCGGCGGCCCCAGCACGGCGTTCTTCAGCCGGTAGCGCGCGTTCTCCGGGAGGTCGACGGCGTCGGGCGAGGGGAGGGCCGAGGGGGCGACGTCGCGCCCCTTCGGGCGGTGCGGGAGGGCCGGGGCCCCCGCCACGGGCGTGCCGGGGTCGGTCTCCCCCGCTGCGGGCACATCGCTCACGCCTTCAGCCAATCACATCCCCGGGAGCGGCCCCGATCCGGCGGCCGTGTCGCCCGCCGGGGTGAGGCCGTGGTGCCCGCCGGGGTGAGGCCGTGTTGCCCGCCGGGGTGAGGCCGTGTTGCATGGTGCGGTGCACGTCGTCATCGTCGGTTGCGGGCGGGTCGGGTCGGGGCTCGCCCTCCGGCTGGGAGAGCACGGCCACACCGTGTCCGTGATCGACAAGCAGGCCCGGGCGTTCCGCCGCCTCCCGGCCGACTGGCCCGGAACGACCGTGCTGGGCTCGGGGTTCGACCGCGAGGACCTCGACCGCGCCGGCGCCGCGCAGGCGGGTGCCCTGGCGGCGGTGACGAGCGGGGACAACTCGAACATCCTGACCGCCCGCATCGCCCGCGAGAACTACGGCATCCCCAACGTGGTGGCCCGTATCTACGACCCCCGGCGCGCCGAGATCTACCAGCGACTCGGGATCCCCACGGTGGCCACCGTCACCTGGACGATCGACCAGGTGCTGCGCCGGCTCCTTCCCTCGGTGGTGACCGGGGAGTGGACCGATGCCTCGGGCCAGCTCGTCCTCGTCGAGCGGGTGCTGCCCGAAACGTGGGCGGGCAAGGCGCTGCGCGACCTCGGCATGGGAGCGAAGGCCACGCTGGTGGCCGTGACCCGGGCGGGCGTGCCGCGCCTGGAGGTCACCGACCTCGTGGGCCAGGAGGGCGACATCCTGCACGTCGCCGTGCTGAAGCCCTCCATCGAAGAGCTCGAACGTGTCTTCGACGGCGGTGCCCCCGTCTCCGACGGCCGTCCCGGGGGCACGGCGTGAAGGTCGCCATCGCCGGCGCCGGCAACGTCGGGACGGCCATCGCCCAGGACCTGGCGGCCAACGGTCACGAGGTCCTGCTCATCGAGAAGGACCCCGACGTCGTCGAGCGGCTGCGCCATACGGTCGACGTGACCGTCGTGGCCGCGGACGCCTGCGAGGTCAGCTCCCTCGACGCCGCCGGGATGGCCCTCGTCGACGTGGCCGTGGCCGCTACCGGTGACGACGAGGACAACCTCGTGATCTCGCTGCTGGCCAAACAGGAATTCGCCGTGCCCCGGGTGATCGCCCGGGTCAACCATCCGAGCAACCAGTGGCTGTTCAACGAGTCGTGGGGCGTGGACATCTCCGTGTCGACACCGCAGCTGCTCACCGCGCTCGTCGAGGAGGCCGTGTCCGTCGGGTCGCTCGTACGGTTGCTGCAGTTCGAGGGGGGCAACGCCCACCTCGTCGAGGTGACCCTGGCCGAGGGCTCGCCCGCGGCGGGGAGCTCACTGGCCGAGCTCGAGCTGCCGCGCGACGCCACGGTGGTGGCGGTGGTCCGCCACGACCGGTTGGTGGTCCCGCGCGGGGACACGGTGCTGAGCCCCGGCGACGAGGTCATGGTCCTGGTCACCGGTGAGGCCGAGGAGGCGGTCCAGCAGCTGCTCGTCGGGGGTTGAGCGGCTCGGTCCGGGCAGGCGGTGCCGCCCCCGTACAATTCCGGGCGATGGAGGCGGCATTCTTCGACCTGGACAAGACCATCATCGCCAGGGCGTCGATGGCGGCGTTCGGCCACCACTTCTACCGGGGCGGCCTCATCTCGCGCGCCACCGTCGTCCGGGCCCTGACGTCGCAGCTCGTGTACCTGCACCTCGGGGCGAGCGAGCAGAAGCTGGCCCGCATCCGTGAATCGGTCCTGAAGCTCACCCGCGGCTGGGACCAGGGCGAGGTGTCGCGCATCGTGCGCGAGGCGCTCGACGACGTGGTCGAGCCCATCATCTACGCCGAGGCGCTCGAGCTGCTGGAGCAGCACCACGCCTCGGGCCGCAAGACCTACCTCGTGTCCGCCTCGCCCGAGGAGATCGTGCAGCCCCTGGCCGAGTACCTCGGCGTCGACGGCGCCATCGCCAGCCGGGCCGTGGTCGACCTCGACGGGCGCTACACGGGGGAGATGGCCTTCTACGCCTACGGGCCGTTCAAGGCGGAGGCCATACGCGACCTGGCCCAGTTCGAGGGGATCGACCTGGCGGCGTCCTACGCCTACAGCGACTCGTACACCGACGTCCCCATGCTCGAGGCCGTCGGCCACCCGGTGGTGGTGAACCCCGACCGCGTGCTCGCCCGCCTGGCGCGCGACCGCGGCTGGGAGGCCCTGCAGTTCACGAGGCCCGTGCGCCTACGCGACCGGGTGCCCGTCCCCAATCTCCCGACGGCGGCCGCGCTGACCGGCGTGGCGCTCGCCGCCACCGGTGCTGCGGTGCTGGTGAGGCGGCACGGGCACAGGACGCCCCGCGCCGCGGGGTGATCAGGCCTCGCGCAGGCGCCGGGCGGCGACGAGTCCGAGGGCGACCAGGACGGCGAGGATCAGCAGCTTCTTCACGTCAGGGATCCTACCCAGGGGTGGTGACGGTGCACACAGGCCCTGGCCAGGGTGGTGCGCACCCGCCGACGGCGGGCCTCAGACCGTCAAGAGGTCGCGGGCGCCGGTGTCCGACGAGGGGTGACGCAGCTTCGACATGGCCCGGGCCTCGATCTGGCGGATCCGCTCCCGGGTGAGGTTGAAGTGCTCGCCCACCTCTTCGAGCGTGCGCGGCTCGCCGCGGTCGAGGCCGAAGCGCAGCCGCAGGATCTCGCGCTCGCGCTCGTCGAGCGGCGACAGGAGCCGGTTGATCTCGTCGGGCAGGAGCGACGTGGCGGCCACCTCGAAGGGCGACTCCGCTGACCGGTCCTCCACCACGTCGCCCAGCTCGGCGTCCCCGTCCTCACGCAGGGGCTCGGACAGCGACAGCGGTTCGGCCCGGAAGCGCAGGGCCTCGATGAGCTTGTCCTCGGGCATCTCCACCTCGGCCCCGAGCTCGGCCAGGGTGGCGGGGCGGCCCAGCTTGAGCTCCAGGCGCGCCTGGGCCTTCTGCACGCGGGCCAGGGTGTCGCCGGCGTGCACGGGCAGCCGGATGGTGCGGCCGGTGTTGGCGATGCCGCGGGTGATCGCCTGGCGGATCCACCATGTCGCGTAGGTGGAGAACTTGAAACCCTTGCGCCAGTCGAACTTCTCCACGGCGTGCATCAGGCCCAGGTTCCCCTCCTGGATGAGGTCGAGCAGGGGGAGCCCCGACGCCTGGTACTTCTTGGCGATGGACACCACCAGCCGCAGGTTGGACTGCACGAAGGTCTGCTGGGCCTGCTCGCCGGTCTGGATCTTGCGCTTCATCTCGCGGCGCTTGGCCGGGGTGAGGTCCTTGATCTTGGTGGCGAGGTCGAGCTCGGCCTCCCGGCCGCCCTCGATGGTCTGGGCCAGGCGGACCTCGTCGTCCTTGGTCAGAAGGGGGTACTGCCCGATGTCGGTCAGGTAGAGCCGGACCAGATCTTCCTCGTCGCGCTCGACGCGCTCCTTCGCCAACGTCTCAACCCTTCGTCGGAACCATCCGGCGCTCCCTGCCGGTGGTCGAGAGCCTTCAGCTGTGGCCTGCGGCTGGGACCGGGGCGACCGGCGTCCAGGGGCACGGACACAGCACGCCTGTGGATGACAGTTTACCGGCGGAGTCAAGGCCCCGACCTCCCCACGGCCCCGTCCGGGGCCGGTCGGGCCGTGCCTGGTCAGGCAGGGGGCGGGCCGGCGGGCCCATCAAGAGCGCCGGCGCCCTCCGGCCAGGGCACCAGCCCGGCGCCCGTCTCGGCCACCAGCCCTTCGAGGTGCTGCTGGTGGCCCGTGACCACGGCGATGTCGTGGGGCCGTCGCAGCAGCGCCTGGGTGAGCGTCTCGACCGCCTGCCACTGCTCGACCTCGTCGCGCAGCACCAGGCGTAGGGCCCGACCGGTGGGGGCCTCGGCCACGAGCGACACGCGCCGCAGGTGCAAGCCGTACCCGGCCACGAGCCGGGGCAGCACCACCCGGCCCAGGCCGACGAGGCGAAGCAGGGTGCCACCCGACGGCGCCCCCGACCCCGGGCCCCGACCCATGAGGGTGCCGTCACCGGCGGCGGGCTCGCCCTCGCCCGGGCGCAGCGCCCCCGCCAGGGCGGCGAACATGCGGTCGACCTCGACGCTCGGCGGCACGGTCAGGGTGGCGGCGTCCACCGAGTCGAGTGCCGGGAGGCGCTCGGCGAAGAGCTCGGCATGCCACGCGTGCTGCTGGGCGGTCACGTCGAACAGCACCTGGGCCTCGGGCACGGGCTCGTTGCCGGCCCAGGACCCGAGCACCTCGAACAGCCGGCGCTCCATCCACTGGTAGGCACCCACCACGCGCGCCTGGGCGTCGAGCGACAGCGCCCGGCCCCCGAACGCCCCACCCCCGAAGGGGCCGCCGCCGAGCGCCTGGGCGGCGGCCTCGAAGCGGTCACGCACCGCCGACCCCCTCGTCCTCGGCGCCGACTGTTGCCCCCGCGGGGGCGGCGCCGGCCGCGGTGGCGGTGGCGGTGGCGGCAGGGGCCGGCGGGACGACGGTCGCCGGCGCGTGGTCCCGGTACCGGTTGGTGATGGGCATGCGACGATCCTTGCCGAACGCCTTGGCCGTGATGCGGACGCCCGGCGGGGACTGGCGTCGCTTGTACTCGGCGCGGTCGACGAGCGCGGCGACGCGCGCCACCAGCGCCGGGTCGTAGCCGGCGCCCGCCACGTCCGCGATCGACCGGTCGTGGAGCACCAGCGCGTCGAGCAGCGGATCGAGGACGTCGTAGGGCGGGAGGCTCTGGTCGTCGCGCTGGTCGGGGCGCAGCTCGGCCGATGGCGGCTTGACGAGCACCGACGCGGGGATGACGTCGGCTCCCGCGCTGGCGTTGCGGTAGCGGCACAGGCGGTACACGAGGGTCTTGGGGACGTCCTTGATGACGGCGAAGCCGCCGGCTGAGTCGCCGTAGAGCGTGGAGTACCCGGTGGCGAGCTCGCTCTTGTTGCCCGTGGTGAGCACGATCCACCCGCGGGCGTTGGACACCGCCATGAGCAGGACGCCGCGGATGCGCGACTGCAGGTTCTCGTCGGTGAGCCCGGTGGGCACCTCGCCGAGGGCGGTGCCGATGAGCCCCGCCAGCGCCTCGTGGGCGGCCTCGATCGGCACCGTACGGAGGTCGATGCCGAGGTGGTCGGCCAGGGCGGTGGCATCGGTGACCGAGCCGGGGCTCGAATAGCGCGACGGCATCGCCAGGCCGTGGACGTGGGCGGCCCCGAGCGCGTCGACGGCCACCGCGGCCACCAGGGAGGAGTCGATGCCCCCCGACAGGCCCACCACGGCGTCGGTGAAGCCGTTCTTGCGCAGGTAGTCGCGCGTGCCCAGCACCAGGGCCTCGTAGACCTGCGCCTCCTCGTCGAGGGGGGCCGGCACCGGCGGTGCGGCCCGGATCGCCGGGTCGCGCCGCGCCGCGCTCACGAGGACCGTCGGCAGGCCGGGGCCGGGGCCGGGGCCGTCGGACGGCACGGGCACGTCGACCACGAGCACCGTCTCGGCGAACCCCTCGGCCGCGGCGACGACCTCCCCGGTGCGGTCCATGACGAAGGAGCCGCCGTCGAAGACCAGCTCGTCCTGGCCGCCGACCTGGTTGACGTAGGCGATGGCGCAGCCCGCCTCGGCCACCCGCTGGCGGGACACGGCCAGCCGGTCGGACCGCCGCCCGATCGAGAACGGCGACGCGTTGACGTTCACCACCAGGCGGGCGCCCCCCGAGGCCTGGGCGCGCACGGGCCCGTCGGGGAACCACAGGTCCTCGCAGATCGACACGCCCACGGGCACCCCGGCGATCTCGTAGAGCTCGAAGCCCGCCGTCCCCGGCGCGAACCAGCGCTCCTCGTCGAAGACGCCGTAGTTCGGGAGCCGGCGCTTGTGGTACACGCCGCGCACCGCGCCGCCCGCACACACCGCCACAGCATTGCGGAGCCGCCGGGGGGCGCCGCGGATCGCCGCCTCGCGCGCCACGGTTCCGGCGCCCGACGCGTGGGTGACGGCGTCCCCGACGTCGTCGTGCCCGGCCACGTCCACGAACCCCACGATCGCCACGCACGCGGCCGTCGCCGACGCCACCCGGTGGATCGCCGCCAGGTTGTCGGCGACGAACGCCGGCTTGAACAAGAGGTCCTCAGGGGGGTACCCCGTGATGGCGAGCTCCGGGAAGGCGGCCACGTCGGACCCGTCGGCCTCGGCGCGGGCCAGGTGCTCGATGATCCGCTCGGCATTGCCGTCGACCTCCCCGACGACCGTGTCGAGTTGGCACAGCGCCACACGAAGGTGGGACACGGCCGAATCCTATCGGCGGCCCCCGCGCACGCCGCCTGGCATGCTGCGGTCGTGGGAACGGCGCCACTCCGACGAGCACGTAGGTGACCGGCAGGCCCGGGCCATGACGGTGCCCCAGGCGGTGGAGGCCCTCGCCGAGCGTTCGGCCGCGCCCGACGCCGCTCTCGCCGTCCTGCGACGGCTCGCCGAGGAGCGCGCCGGGGTCGTCGAGGACATGGCGTCACCGGCGGGCCCGACCGCCCGGGCGGTCGCGCTGGTGCGCGTGGTGGGCGCCAGCAATTCCCTGGGCCGGCTGTGCGTGGCGGACCCCGACGCCCTCGACGTCCTCGACGCGCTGGACCGGCCGGGCCCCGTCGACGCGTCGAGCCCCGAGGCCCTGGCCCGCTCCAAGCGCCTGGAGC
This genomic interval from Acidimicrobiales bacterium contains the following:
- a CDS encoding amino acid permease translates to MSDVPAAGETDPGTPVAGAPALPHRPKGRDVAPSALPSPDAVDLPENARYRLKNAVLGPPLATERQAVERLGKPTALAVLSSDVISSSAYATEQILFQLVPWIGIAAFSLVVPVSIAVVLVLIFVTLSYLEVVKVYTKAGGAYVVARENFGLNIAQIAAVALLIDYTLTVAVSVAAGVAALTSVFPNLTGATVEIAIGFVVLIAYGNLRGVREAGRTFAVPTFFFIANMVLLIVMGTVKAVLGQLHAHPLHQAGGIAVGHRGTGLLLGASLFVVMKAFASGGSALTGTEAISNGVSIFRPPESRNARITLVVMAVILGSLVLGVAGLAAVVHPVPFRAGTPTVLAQVAKYVYGPGAFAHVLFVLLQAGTMLILVLAANTSFTGFPFLASFAADDSYLPRQLTRRGHRLVFSTGIIVLTVASIVLLLVTGAHVDSLIPLYAIGVFTGFTMAGAGMVKHHLTYREPHWRRGAAINGTAAVLSFVVDLIFATTKFTEGAWVVVLLMPLGVLVLLRLHRQYTKEDEQLEEGAAAACEAPVLRRHMVLVLVDRLDLATARAVQYARTLSPDELRAVHFAVDPRDAAALEHDWSRLGLSRLPLDIIECPDRRLARAALELAAQSTSDGNTELTVLLPRRGFAAGWRRLLHDRSADRIAAAVGHLPHVNATIVPFQLTGGWHRPTRRGLPRAAAPRPTRMAPRLGDVLGPTVDGTTPIGEAQWRQRVRVAGRVRAVRVPTGGATANLECTLVDGSGAILLVFQGRRRIPGIQQGARLVAQGMVGAWEGRLAILNPDYELIAGPDTAPVDLGV
- a CDS encoding TrkA family potassium uptake protein, with translation MHVVIVGCGRVGSGLALRLGEHGHTVSVIDKQARAFRRLPADWPGTTVLGSGFDREDLDRAGAAQAGALAAVTSGDNSNILTARIARENYGIPNVVARIYDPRRAEIYQRLGIPTVATVTWTIDQVLRRLLPSVVTGEWTDASGQLVLVERVLPETWAGKALRDLGMGAKATLVAVTRAGVPRLEVTDLVGQEGDILHVAVLKPSIEELERVFDGGAPVSDGRPGGTA
- a CDS encoding NAD+ synthase, with amino-acid sequence MSHLRVALCQLDTVVGEVDGNAERIIEHLARAEADGSDVAAFPELAITGYPPEDLLFKPAFVADNLAAIHRVASATAACVAIVGFVDVAGHDDVGDAVTHASGAGTVAREAAIRGAPRRLRNAVAVCAGGAVRGVYHKRRLPNYGVFDEERWFAPGTAGFELYEIAGVPVGVSICEDLWFPDGPVRAQASGGARLVVNVNASPFSIGRRSDRLAVSRQRVAEAGCAIAYVNQVGGQDELVFDGGSFVMDRTGEVVAAAEGFAETVLVVDVPVPSDGPGPGPGLPTVLVSAARRDPAIRAAPPVPAPLDEEAQVYEALVLGTRDYLRKNGFTDAVVGLSGGIDSSLVAAVAVDALGAAHVHGLAMPSRYSSPGSVTDATALADHLGIDLRTVPIEAAHEALAGLIGTALGEVPTGLTDENLQSRIRGVLLMAVSNARGWIVLTTGNKSELATGYSTLYGDSAGGFAVIKDVPKTLVYRLCRYRNASAGADVIPASVLVKPPSAELRPDQRDDQSLPPYDVLDPLLDALVLHDRSIADVAGAGYDPALVARVAALVDRAEYKRRQSPPGVRITAKAFGKDRRMPITNRYRDHAPATVVPPAPAATATATAAGAAPAGATVGAEDEGVGGA
- a CDS encoding sigma-70 family RNA polymerase sigma factor; the encoded protein is MAKERVERDEEDLVRLYLTDIGQYPLLTKDDEVRLAQTIEGGREAELDLATKIKDLTPAKRREMKRKIQTGEQAQQTFVQSNLRLVVSIAKKYQASGLPLLDLIQEGNLGLMHAVEKFDWRKGFKFSTYATWWIRQAITRGIANTGRTIRLPVHAGDTLARVQKAQARLELKLGRPATLAELGAEVEMPEDKLIEALRFRAEPLSLSEPLREDGDAELGDVVEDRSAESPFEVAATSLLPDEINRLLSPLDEREREILRLRFGLDRGEPRTLEEVGEHFNLTRERIRQIEARAMSKLRHPSSDTGARDLLTV
- a CDS encoding sodium-translocating pyrophosphatase, encoding MTHFLAAEGGYQGFVLSSTEKVWLVVALVAAVFGLVVGLVLMRGVLRADQGTTKMKEIAAAIQEGAVAFLRRQFRAIALVLVPLAILIFFTATKVTRPNGTTALSFASAGGFRVLCFLFGASLSGLTGFIGMSLAVRGNVRTAAAARDGKLPGALRVAFRTGAITGMLCVGLGLLGATVIVFAFQNSATAVLVGFGFGASLIALFMRVGGGIFTKAADVGADLVGKVEAGIPEDDPRNAATIADNVGDNVGDCAGMAADLFESYVITIVAAIILGFAAFRSLGGSFAAHSARAVVFPLIVPAIGIVASAVGVYVVRARPKDKSAMAPINRGFWTAAALTILGAGLVAGLYLHYMKAFYAVLTGVVLVLVASQITEHFTSTERNPVHEIAESARTGPATTTLAGIAIGLESTVWAIIAIALAIGVSVWQANGNIELSLYLVSLTGIGMLSTAGMVVSEDSFGPVSDNAAGVAEMSGEFTGEAERVMVSLDAVGNTTKAITKGVAIGSAVIASVSLFGSFVETIVTQLGLHVTPAKLFSDPHTQINVSIPTTFIGMLIGGSVAFLFSSLAIRAVGRSAGTVVQEVRRQFREHPGIMDYTEKPEYGRVISICTAAAQRELVTPALLAVLTPVIVGFGINYFALGAFLAAAILTGQLMANFLSNSGGAWDNAKKYIEDGHEGGKGSEAHKAAVIGDTVGDPFKDTAGPALNPLIKVMNLVSLLILPAVITLRHHTGARLGIAAGALVVLAGAIAFSKRKSEGFGSEEHVEQTMPPSAPVTATAVEA
- a CDS encoding NAD-binding protein, producing the protein MKVAIAGAGNVGTAIAQDLAANGHEVLLIEKDPDVVERLRHTVDVTVVAADACEVSSLDAAGMALVDVAVAATGDDEDNLVISLLAKQEFAVPRVIARVNHPSNQWLFNESWGVDISVSTPQLLTALVEEAVSVGSLVRLLQFEGGNAHLVEVTLAEGSPAAGSSLAELELPRDATVVAVVRHDRLVVPRGDTVLSPGDEVMVLVTGEAEEAVQQLLVGG
- a CDS encoding HAD-IB family hydrolase, whose protein sequence is MEAAFFDLDKTIIARASMAAFGHHFYRGGLISRATVVRALTSQLVYLHLGASEQKLARIRESVLKLTRGWDQGEVSRIVREALDDVVEPIIYAEALELLEQHHASGRKTYLVSASPEEIVQPLAEYLGVDGAIASRAVVDLDGRYTGEMAFYAYGPFKAEAIRDLAQFEGIDLAASYAYSDSYTDVPMLEAVGHPVVVNPDRVLARLARDRGWEALQFTRPVRLRDRVPVPNLPTAAALTGVALAATGAAVLVRRHGHRTPRAAG